The following are encoded in a window of Apis mellifera strain DH4 linkage group LG10, Amel_HAv3.1, whole genome shotgun sequence genomic DNA:
- the LOC113219052 gene encoding uncharacterized protein LOC113219052, with the protein MPIARIRKFATNWHAYVIKLLCLYLSGSSLRHCMGKGVLTTISFTSYRSSFVKEWRKKVEEKSENLVLGSYIVSLLTGLVLSRKTGEIKSSLKECRIMDVKCKFEI; encoded by the exons ATGCCAATTGCACGCATCCGCAAATTTGCCACCAACTGGCACGCTTATGTTATAAAGTTACTGTGCCTCTACCTAAGTGGTTCCTCTCTAAGACATTGTATGGGTAAAGGTGTGCTCACAACAATTTCTTTCAC ATCGTACAGGAGTTCCTTTGTAAAAGAATGGAGGAAGAAAGTGGAAGAGAAAAGTGAAAACTTGGTATTGGGCTCTTATATAGTTTCTCTTCTAACAGGACTCGTTTTAAGTAGAAAAACTGGtgaaattaaatcttctttgAAGGAGTGCAGGATTATGGATGTAAAGTGTAAATTTGAAATCTGA